The following are encoded together in the Candidatus Abawacabacteria bacterium genome:
- a CDS encoding M23 family metallopeptidase, whose protein sequence is MKKLLLLTGLLFITSCTNNSPLVSNPPSLSPTTSPTLSSPIQHSAVILSSPKDRIQNFLTLPIQQYGERKTLKSFGEYIQDRFTGYHAADDIEFTDTEAPIPVVAIADGTVEFIGNVAGYGGVIRILHHLNASKVHAIYGHIALSSTQLKAGDPVRSGQKIAELGKGNNEETDGERKHLHFGLYAGEEERINGYEQTVAGLEKWLNPQDFFTQYEVAINHPSRTFDPQKEIGGNDFKLNFTIPAEWEVEYIPSLKALNLYTMHGAGSARERSQIFIRFFDAARFLTLTTVNVLQTKDLTVGKNNYLAKQYEIEKKAGVNNFPEQPTWRNQKHIVTDFRDKDGQTRYYVVAKSPTLSDSIYQELLASMQIIP, encoded by the coding sequence ATGAAAAAGCTTCTCCTGCTCACAGGGTTATTATTCATTACCTCGTGCACAAACAATTCCCCCCTAGTCTCAAATCCCCCCTCACTCTCCCCCACCACCTCCCCAACGCTCTCTTCCCCAATTCAGCATTCAGCTGTCATCCTGAGCTCGCCGAAGGACAGAATTCAGAATTTTCTCACTCTTCCCATCCAACAATATGGTGAGAGAAAAACCTTGAAAAGCTTTGGCGAATACATCCAAGATCGCTTCACTGGTTATCATGCTGCCGATGATATTGAATTTACTGATACAGAAGCACCGATACCGGTAGTAGCTATTGCTGATGGTACTGTAGAATTTATCGGCAATGTGGCAGGCTATGGCGGTGTGATACGTATTTTGCATCATTTAAATGCCAGCAAAGTGCATGCTATCTATGGCCATATCGCTCTCAGCTCTACTCAGCTAAAAGCTGGTGACCCAGTTCGTTCAGGTCAAAAAATTGCTGAGCTCGGTAAAGGCAATAATGAAGAAACTGATGGCGAAAGAAAACATTTACATTTTGGCCTTTACGCTGGCGAAGAAGAAAGAATTAATGGCTATGAACAGACGGTGGCAGGATTAGAAAAGTGGCTTAACCCACAAGACTTCTTTACTCAATACGAGGTAGCGATCAATCATCCTAGTCGCACCTTTGATCCTCAGAAAGAAATTGGTGGTAATGATTTTAAATTAAACTTTACCATCCCAGCTGAATGGGAAGTTGAATACATTCCATCTCTGAAAGCATTGAATCTTTACACGATGCACGGTGCTGGCTCTGCTCGAGAAAGATCTCAAATCTTCATTCGTTTCTTTGATGCGGCTAGATTCCTTACTTTGACTACAGTAAATGTACTACAAACAAAAGATCTGACCGTCGGCAAAAATAACTACCTGGCTAAGCAGTATGAAATTGAAAAGAAAGCTGGCGTTAATAACTTTCCTGAGCAACCAACTTGGCGGAATCAAAAGCATATTGTGACCGATTTCCGCGATAAAGATGGCCAAACACGATACTATGTTGTAGCCAAAAGTCCGACATTGAGTGACAGTATCTATCAAGAATTATTAGCTAGCATGCAGATTATTCCTTGA